A single genomic interval of Salinarchaeum sp. IM2453 harbors:
- a CDS encoding helix-turn-helix domain-containing protein produces MTSDPDDIFEALSSEISREILAAASVRPMSAQELEQVCDASLPTIYRRLEMLQNYDLLSEQQVVDPEDGQYKQYSTDLKEINIVVENGSYNVDIRVQKDTVDKFGKLFRDLGEGRRDPDSTDQSEPDSQTEE; encoded by the coding sequence ATGACAAGTGATCCGGATGATATCTTTGAGGCCCTTTCAAGCGAGATAAGTCGAGAGATTCTGGCGGCAGCAAGTGTAAGACCTATGTCCGCTCAAGAGTTAGAACAGGTATGTGATGCATCCCTTCCAACGATTTATCGTCGTCTTGAGATGCTCCAGAACTATGATCTTCTTTCTGAACAGCAAGTTGTTGATCCAGAAGATGGCCAATACAAGCAGTATTCAACTGATCTAAAGGAAATCAATATTGTTGTGGAGAATGGTAGTTACAACGTGGATATCCGTGTGCAAAAAGACACTGTGGACAAGTTTGGAAAGTTGTTCCGTGATCTTGGGGAGGGGCGCAGAGATCCGGATTCAACTGACCAATCGGAGCCAGACTCACAAACGGAGGAATAA
- a CDS encoding DUF6498-containing protein: MSTKTRSSLVPTTALLLVNLIPLAGILVLDWNPRLVLALYWFEFAVVILLNVAGVQKG; this comes from the coding sequence ATGTCCACCAAAACAAGATCATCACTGGTTCCGACGACAGCATTATTGCTCGTCAACTTGATCCCTCTTGCTGGCATCTTGGTGCTTGATTGGAATCCCAGGCTTGTTTTAGCCCTGTACTGGTTCGAATTCGCTGTTGTCATCTTACTTAATGTGGCGGGCGTGCAG
- a CDS encoding ISH3 family transposase: MEFPRLKRILTDPDEYISNSQLKSLSMELLELIPMDGIEAGALDSEEIMEVVLRAAVDTTSVNGVTTHTEDTPNRETVMDWLHTLDKKPMLDAVNDILALVAMTVLDRDRSRTICLDFMDNPFHGHPDDEDEFRRMQARDGTTKCHRYCTAFVIAQGKPLTLAVEPVDGEDSKADAVERVLACVKKYPFEIDQILMDRDPFVGELIGVLRETAPPVFPVITRKDSLREKLSKTASHMTEETICEGKEHEQTYPLAVNVTYQNGDRGKSGVKTTGYAAYGLEDRTPAQVATVYDKRSRIEKSYEKFREARALTTTPSTTIRLFYVGVGFLLEQLWLVLQWAVLARPQRGGRALPETFTFGDAFLHGVERVLDDELGWKEKHQTNGEGLPPGYDHGLG, encoded by the coding sequence ATGGAGTTCCCAAGACTCAAACGCATCCTCACAGATCCGGACGAATACATTTCGAACAGTCAGTTGAAGTCTCTTAGCATGGAGTTGCTTGAGCTGATACCGATGGACGGAATCGAGGCCGGAGCCCTCGATTCCGAGGAGATCATGGAAGTCGTCTTACGAGCTGCTGTTGACACAACCTCAGTCAACGGCGTCACGACACACACTGAGGACACGCCAAACCGCGAGACAGTGATGGACTGGTTGCACACCCTGGACAAAAAGCCGATGCTTGATGCGGTTAACGATATCCTCGCACTGGTGGCAATGACGGTTCTCGACCGCGACCGGTCGAGAACCATCTGTCTGGACTTCATGGACAATCCGTTCCACGGTCATCCAGACGACGAGGACGAGTTCAGGAGGATGCAAGCACGCGACGGAACGACGAAGTGTCACCGGTACTGTACTGCGTTCGTCATCGCGCAGGGAAAGCCACTGACACTAGCGGTCGAACCAGTCGACGGCGAGGACAGCAAGGCGGACGCGGTCGAGCGCGTGCTCGCCTGCGTCAAGAAATACCCATTCGAGATCGACCAGATTCTCATGGACAGGGACCCCTTTGTCGGGGAGTTAATCGGTGTGCTTCGGGAGACAGCACCGCCAGTCTTTCCGGTCATAACCCGGAAAGACTCGCTCCGAGAGAAACTCTCCAAGACCGCGTCACATATGACCGAAGAGACAATCTGTGAAGGGAAGGAGCACGAACAGACATATCCACTGGCGGTGAACGTCACCTATCAGAACGGTGACCGCGGGAAGTCTGGTGTGAAAACGACGGGATACGCGGCGTACGGTCTGGAAGACCGCACGCCCGCGCAAGTCGCTACAGTCTACGACAAGCGTTCACGGATCGAGAAGAGCTACGAGAAGTTCCGAGAAGCGCGTGCCCTGACAACAACGCCTTCGACGACAATTCGGCTCTTCTACGTGGGCGTGGGGTTTCTGTTGGAGCAGCTGTGGCTCGTGTTACAGTGGGCGGTGCTCGCCCGTCCACAGCGTGGCGGGCGAGCACTTCCCGAAACGTTCACGTTTGGCGATGCGTTTCTGCATGGGGTCGAACGGGTGTTAGATGATGAACTCGGCTGGAAGGAGAAGCATCAGACGAACGGAGAAGGACTCCCACCAGGATACGACCACGGACTCGGTTAA